One region of Armigeres subalbatus isolate Guangzhou_Male chromosome 3, GZ_Asu_2, whole genome shotgun sequence genomic DNA includes:
- the LOC134220416 gene encoding cuticle protein 6-like codes for MLLFLIPFLLSAALVAPAPPKEVGKHYFKLGKEGDYQYGYNDGHTVKEETRYADGSVRGSYRYVDGNSITQNVVYRADKNGYVASTTSERLGEVKETVPKMGIRVAEPLAVPPPPVVTTAAPITAAPTETSTVVVSDIDIRVGTEQPDKPETTCGGPNVGLPVGFPVVPALPKDGQLRSGEQPQVMYISFMIPYVMHPQQEASAKA; via the coding sequence ATGCTTCTCTTTTTAATCCCATTTCTATTGTCGGCTGCCCTAGTTGCCCCGGCTCCTCCCAAGGAAGTCGGAAAGCACTACTTCAAGCTGGGCAAAGAGGGAGACTACCAGTACGGATACAACGACGGTCACACCGTCAAGGAAGAAACCCGCTACGCCGACGGATCCGTTCGGGGGTCATACCGCTACGTGGACGGCAACAGCATAACGCAGAATGTGGTCTACCGGGCCGACAAGAATGGCTACGTTGCTTCCACTACCAGCGAGCGATTGGGAGAAGTAAAAGAAACGGTTCCGAAAATGGGTATACGCGTGGCTGAACCATTGGCCGTTCCACCACCTCCGGTGGTAACGACAGCTGCACCAATAACAGCTGCCCCAACAGAAACATCAACCGTCGTCGTGTCGGATATTGACATTCGTGTTGGAACCGAGCAGCCGGACAAACCTGAAACAACTTGCGGTGGTCCCAACGTTGGTTTGCCTGTTGGATTCCCGGTAGTTCCTGCACTTCCCAAGGACGGGCAGCTACGATCCGGGGAGCAGCCGCAAGTCATGTACATATCGTTCATGATTCCGTACGTGATGCACCCACAACAAGAAGCTTCTGCGAAAGCGTAG